One Hyphomonadaceae bacterium BL14 genomic window, CTCGGTGTGAAGACGCCCGCCAGCCTCGATGCGGGCGCGCCGGCGACGCAGGCGCTGGCGGCTCGATCAAGCGCTCGGCGCAGAACTGTGCGGTCGCGCTATATGGACTAGGCCGACCGTGCGCATGGCGTGTGGACGCTTGTGAGGCGACCTGATCGCGCCCGGCCGGGGCGATAGATGGTCCACCCGGAATCACAACGGGCGGCGCCAGAGACGCCGCCCGAACGAGAAAGAACGATCACACTCCGGATACCACCGGGGGGGGGCGGGACGTAGAAGCGATCTGATCTTCCTCCATCTTGTTATGGCACGGGGATGGCCGCGACAAGCGCTATCTAGTTGTGACCACAAGCGATATCTGAATGTGAGCCATGGCGAAACAGTCGCCCACGAGGCCGTGCAGGTTTCTCACGCCCTCTGCAGGCAATGCGGCTGCGCACAAGGCGCAAACGCGATCACGGTTTTGGATGGACAAGATGGAACTGGAAATGCTTCGGGCGGCGCTGAGGGAGCGCCGCCCGAAGCAAGACCTAGGACCTGTTGACGAAGTGGATTCCCAACCCGCCCGAAGCGTGATTCAAGACTGGCTTTTGGGAGGTGGTCTTGGTTCGCGGTTTGATGACGGACGAGGAGTGGGCGTTCTTTGCGCCTTTCGTGGTGGCGACCGGAGGCAAGCGGGGCCGCCCGCCTTCTGATCATCGCCGCGTGCTGGACGGCGTGTTCTGGATCGCGCGCACCGGCGCGCCCTGGCGTGATCTTCACGACTATTTCGGTCCGTGGACGCGGGTCTACCGCCAGTTCCGCCGCTGGACGCTGTCAGGCGTGTGGGAGGTGATGTTGGAAGCGCTGGGCGAGAGCGGGGCCGTACCCGACAGTCTTCAAATGGTCGATTCCACTATCGTTCGCGCGCACCATCAGGCTGCGGGCGCTAAAGGGGGACTCAAAAACAGGGTTTTGGGCGCTCAAAAGGTGGCTTCACGACCAAAATACACCTTCGCACCAACGCTGAAGGGCTGCCCATAGCCGCTGAGATCACCGGCGGTGAAGTCTCCGACTACAAAGGTTATGAGGCGGTGATGGCCGCGCATGGCCCAGTCCCGCGCGTCCTGCTGGCCGACAAAGGCTATGACAGCGACAATATCCGAACATCGCTGGAAGCCGC contains:
- a CDS encoding IS5 family transposase (programmed frameshift), which produces MVLVRGLMTDEEWAFFAPFVVATGGKRGRPPSDHRRVLDGVFWIARTGAPWRDLHDYFGPWTRVYRQFRRWTLSGVWEVMLEALGESGAVPDSLQMVDSTIVRAHHQAAGAKRGTQKQGFGRSKGGFTTKIHLRTNAEGLPIAAEITGGEVSDYKGYEAVMAAHGPVPRVLLADKGYDSDNIRTSLEAAGAVPMIPARRNRKNPVQIDDFVYGLRNRIERCFNKLRCSRRLATRYDKTADSYLGFIHLASIRLWFRYFVNST